The stretch of DNA TATTGTTTAGGAGCTTGTACTTCCAAATAGAACACACCGTCATAATACTCCATATTGGACTTTCGGCCAGGTATGGTACCTACTCTTTCAATTTTCTTCCCATCCACTGTCATACGGAAAAGCGTTTGTGTAGCGTCAAATGTATTATTCACAAAGTAAATATGCTTGGAGCCAATGAATGAAGATGAGGTTTCTACATTGGAGATACGCTTTACATTTTTCCCGCTGTAATCCATCCGATACAGATGTCTACTTAAGTCTTTATCATTTTTATGAATGACCGAATAGATATAGCCGTCTCTCACTATGATTGAATCAATGTTATTAACATTTTTAACTAACAAAACTTCTTTTCGAGGGCTGCCAATTTTGATTTTCGCCAAATTGAATGTGACATCCATGTCATAAGGGTCATTACTCACAGGGAGAGTGTAGGTGAAGTAGAGCCATCCATTATGGACAGTATACTCTTGGACATACCCCTTTGGCTTGTAAAGTAATTTATTGCCTTTTCCATTAACACCCATTTGATAGAAACCCTTATCTGTGTTGTAGTAAATGAAATTGCCATGAACTTGGAAGGTACTGCCAGTCACTTCCGGGTATTGTTTAATGACTTTGCCGTCCAAGGAAAGCTGTTGTAGCAATCCTTCGTCTTCATTAAATACAATAAAGGAATTTTCGTGAATCGTGATATTGCTATAGCTGCCTTTTTTAATGAGTCTGTATTGTTTTAAGTTTTTACTCATTTTGTATATGCCGGGAGCTTGGTTCTCCAGAGACCCTGTATTTACATAGTAAGTATCCCCGCTTTTGACAGCAAAGCTCCGTGACTGATAATGATCCCCCTTCAAATCCAAACTTGCATTATTCGCTTTTGCTTCAATGAAGCTAGGAAATAGTAGGCTAATAGATAGTAATAATGCTAACACTGCCGCCCATCGTTTCATTTCTGCATTCCTCCTGCAATAATAGTTTTTCTGATTTCAACATATCACTGACTAGGTAGATTGTCGATGTTCAAATAGATTCCTATAGTCAAATGAAAGTGGGGAGTGTCTCTGCTATAAGACCTAATAGAGGTCCTAATTGGAGGTGAAAATTAAAGTGTATATAAGAGAGTGATGATGTCACCCTACTTATATCAATTTCAATAATATATTTATATACAACAATTTTTTGTTGATAAAAAAAATTGTTGACTTACATATTAAAACAATGATAAGATTCTAAATATTAAGGCTACAAAGCAAGGAGGGATTAAAAAGGTACGTGATATTTACGCCAATCGAATTGAAACACTAACTTTCATAATGTAAACCTGCAAATGATGTCGAAAGGAGGAAGTATATACAAAAAGGAAAGGTCACTAAAGATTTCTCAATATTCCGTCAGGATTTTGGAGATTTTTTTAAAAAAATAGACTTAAATAAAGGGGGAGTAAAATGCGAAAAGAAAAAAAGAGACCAAATAATGAAATTGGAAATAAAAATTTTTTCCAAAGGAGTTTGGACAAAATAGAGAAGTATGGTAATAAGCTGCCCGATATTATCACGATATTCGTAATAATTACAGTTGGCATCTTATTAGCATCTTTTATAGCTGGAACCTTAGGTTGGAAAGCGGTAAATCCTGCTGATAATGAAGTTATTACTGTTTCAAATCTTCTAAACAAAGAAGGAATTGTCAGGATATTGACAGGGTTAGTTGGGAACTTTATGAGCTTTCCTCCCTTGGGAATGGTTTTAGTTGCAATGCTCGGCGTAGGATTAGCCGAATCAACAGGTCTTGTATCAGCCTTAATGAGAAAAACCGTATTAAGTGCACCCCAGTTCCTTATTTTACCTATAATAGCGCTAGTCGGTATTGTAGGGAATGCCGCAGCAGATGCGGCATTTGTTGTATTGCCTCCAATTGCAGCAATGCTATTTCTAGCTATTAATAAACACCCTATTGCAGGTTTAGTAGCCGGATATGCAGCCGTGGCCGCAGGGTTTAGTGCAAACTTGCTGCTAAATGTTTTAGATGTAACATTGGCTGGGTTTACACAATCGGCATCTGAAATGGTAGATCCGGACTTCATTGCTTCACCTGCTATGAATTATTATTTTAGCATCGTTTCTACCTTTGTACTTATCCCTGTTGTTGTATTCGTTTCCAAAAAAATTGTAGAGCCACGATTAGGAACCTATACGGGAGAATTTAGGGGGGAAGCCGAACAGCTGACTAAAGATGAAACACGCGGGCTTAAGTGGGCTGGAGTTACATTTCTGGTTTTTGTGATCACTTTATTAGTGTTGGTAATTCCTGAAAACGCTTTATTACGAGATCCAGAAACCGGCTCTATTATGCAATCGCCTTTTATGTCTTCACTCATACCATTAATTCTTTTGGCATTCTTTTTACCGGCTCTAGCTTACGGTATTGCTTCAAAAACTATTAAATCGGATAAAGATGTAGCTAATCACCTTACAACCACTATATCCGGTATGTCTTATTATATTTTACTTTCCTTTGTTGCGGCACAAATGATTGCCTACTTTAGCTGGAGTAACTTAGGACCAGTAATAGCAATTAAAGGTGCTAATTTCTTGAAAGATATTGGTCTAGTAGGTTTACCACTTTTACTAGGCTTTATCATATTAGCGGCCTTAATCAACCTTATGATTGCCAGTTCAACTGCTAAGTGGGCTATCTTAGCGCCTGTATTCGTGCCTATGTTCATGTATCTGGGATACAATCCCGCCTATACACAAATGGCATATAGGATTGGGGATTCCATAACGAATACAATTACACCAATGTTGGCCTATTTTGCAATTCTGCTCATGCTTGCCCAAAAGTATGATAAGAACATAAAAATTGGAACTTTAATCTCCACTCTTTTACCTTATACAATATTTTTTGGAATAGTCTGGTCTGCATTTTTTGCGGTATGGTACTTGCTGGGTCTCCCGCTTGGACCTGGGTACGGAGTTCATCTGAAGTAGTGGATAATCCAAACGTGCATTGGACTCTCCTAATTTGAAATTAAGAGAGTCCAATAGTATAAATTAGTCTATCTCGGGAGAAAGCCACTCAATTAATTTTTAACTCCAGTCTAGTAATTCCTTTGCCTTTTCTCTTGGTTTTTTCTAGAATAATTTTTCCCACTTCGCTCGTTTGTCTTACATGCGTACCGCCACATGGCTGTTCGTCAATATCGCCGATAGAGACAAACCGAATCTCTTGGACTGAGTTTGGTATGAGATTCACAATTGTTTTAACTGACTCTGATAAATTCACTACACTTTCTCTAGGGAGGATTCTTGAAGAAATCGTATAGTTAGATTGCGCTTCTTCGTTAGCTTCTTGAATAGCTGAAGCGATTTCTTCCTCACTTAAGCTACTAATTTCAGTCAGATCTATCCGTGCTTTGTCTAGATAAATCTGATTACCAGTGCAAAGTGAATTATATTTTCGATGGAAAACTGCTCCCACGATATGAAGCATAGAATGGTGACGCATAAATTCATACCTTCGATCCCAATCAATTGTGATTTTCGCAGGTCCTACTGTTAATCCCTCAGGCTGTTCAATATAGTGGACAATTTTTCCGTTTTCTTTTTTAACCTTGTGTATGTTGTACAGCCTGTCAGCTTGCTTCAGTGTTCCAGTATCATGTTCTTGTCCGCCCCCTGTGGGATAAAAGATAGTTTCATCCAATTCGATTCTATCGGCTTCAATGTTGATGACATGAACGTTGCGTTGCGTTAAGTAACTGTCTGTTAAAAACAACTCTTTTGTCATGATTGCACTTCCTTTGTAAAGAATATTTGATATTAATGAAAGAGTTCAAGTTATTTGAACACCACTTTCTTATTATACAAAAAATTTTATAGTTTGAAACAATTTGTTGACTCATGTAATTTATCAGAATAAAATAAAAATAAGTTTCTAATGGAGGTCATCACTTGTTAATTAAAGATAGAATTAAACAGCTTGGAATTCAGTGGCCCGAACAACCGCCTCAAGCAATGGCGAACTACCTGACTGTGAGAAGAA from Bacillus sp. OxB-1 encodes:
- a CDS encoding DUF5050 domain-containing protein, translated to MKRWAAVLALLLSISLLFPSFIEAKANNASLDLKGDHYQSRSFAVKSGDTYYVNTGSLENQAPGIYKMSKNLKQYRLIKKGSYSNITIHENSFIVFNEDEGLLQQLSLDGKVIKQYPEVTGSTFQVHGNFIYYNTDKGFYQMGVNGKGNKLLYKPKGYVQEYTVHNGWLYFTYTLPVSNDPYDMDVTFNLAKIKIGSPRKEVLLVKNVNNIDSIIVRDGYIYSVIHKNDKDLSRHLYRMDYSGKNVKRISNVETSSSFIGSKHIYFVNNTFDATQTLFRMTVDGKKIERVGTIPGRKSNMEYYDGVFYLEVQAPKQYKLSLHRISI
- a CDS encoding AbgT family transporter — encoded protein: MRKEKKRPNNEIGNKNFFQRSLDKIEKYGNKLPDIITIFVIITVGILLASFIAGTLGWKAVNPADNEVITVSNLLNKEGIVRILTGLVGNFMSFPPLGMVLVAMLGVGLAESTGLVSALMRKTVLSAPQFLILPIIALVGIVGNAAADAAFVVLPPIAAMLFLAINKHPIAGLVAGYAAVAAGFSANLLLNVLDVTLAGFTQSASEMVDPDFIASPAMNYYFSIVSTFVLIPVVVFVSKKIVEPRLGTYTGEFRGEAEQLTKDETRGLKWAGVTFLVFVITLLVLVIPENALLRDPETGSIMQSPFMSSLIPLILLAFFLPALAYGIASKTIKSDKDVANHLTTTISGMSYYILLSFVAAQMIAYFSWSNLGPVIAIKGANFLKDIGLVGLPLLLGFIILAALINLMIASSTAKWAILAPVFVPMFMYLGYNPAYTQMAYRIGDSITNTITPMLAYFAILLMLAQKYDKNIKIGTLISTLLPYTIFFGIVWSAFFAVWYLLGLPLGPGYGVHLK
- a CDS encoding alanyl-tRNA editing protein; its protein translation is MTKELFLTDSYLTQRNVHVINIEADRIELDETIFYPTGGGQEHDTGTLKQADRLYNIHKVKKENGKIVHYIEQPEGLTVGPAKITIDWDRRYEFMRHHSMLHIVGAVFHRKYNSLCTGNQIYLDKARIDLTEISSLSEEEIASAIQEANEEAQSNYTISSRILPRESVVNLSESVKTIVNLIPNSVQEIRFVSIGDIDEQPCGGTHVRQTSEVGKIILEKTKRKGKGITRLELKIN